From a region of the Capricornis sumatraensis isolate serow.1 chromosome 22, serow.2, whole genome shotgun sequence genome:
- the LOC138069307 gene encoding olfactory receptor 2W3-like isoform X2 has product MMNQSCQEGFILLGFSDRPKLEQILFVFVLIFYLVTLVGNAVIILVSRLDPSLHTPMYFFLTNLSFLDLCFTTSSIPQLLFNLGSRDKTVSYVGCALQLFMFLGLGGTECVLLAVMAYDRFTAICKPLHYSVLMHPQLCWKLVSVAWGVGLLNSLVMSPVTMKLPRCGRCRVKHFLCEMPALIKIACVDTVAVESTVFILSVIIVLVPLSLILISYSYIALAVLRMKSAAGRRKAFNTCGSHLTVVSLFYGNIIYMYMQPGNNSPQDQGKFLTLFYNLVTPMLNPIIYTLRNKDVKGALRRLVSRK; this is encoded by the coding sequence ATGATGAACCAGAGTTGCCAGGAAGGCTTCATCTTGTTGGGTTTCTCAGACAGACCCAAGCTAGAGCAGATCCTCTTCGTGTTTGTCCTCATCTTCTACCTTGTGACTCTGGTGGGCAATGCTGTCATTATCCTGGTTTCCCGCTTAGACCCCAGCCTTCACacacccatgtacttcttcctcactAATTTGTCCTTCCTGGATCTCTGCTTTACCACCAGTTCTATCCCTCAGCTGCTTTTCAACTTAGGCAGCCGAGACAAGACCGTCAGTTATGTGGGTTGCGCCCTCCAGCTCTTCATGTTCCTGGGACTGGGCGGCACagaatgtgttctcttggctgtCATGGCTTATGACCGCTTCACTGCAATCTGCAAGCCCCTCCACTACTCTGTCCTCATGCACCCTCAGCTCTGTTGGAAGTTGGTGTCTGTGGCCTGGGGAGTTGGACTTCTCAACTCCCTGGTTATGTCTCCAGTGACTATGAAACTGCCACGATGTGGGAGATGCAGGGTGAAGCATTTCCTATGTGAGATGCCGGCTCTGATAAAAATTGCTTGTGTGGATACAGTGGCTGTAGAGAGCACTGTTTTCATCCTGTCAGTGATCATCGTTCTGGTGCCCCTGTCGCTCATCCTCATCTCTTACAGCTACATTGCCCTCGCGGTGCTGAGGATGAAGTCGGCGGCTGGAAGGAGGAAGGCTTTCAACACGTGTGGGTCCCATCTCACTGTAGTCTCCTTGTTTTATGGGAATATTATCTATATGTATATGCAACCAGGAAATAATTCACCTCAGGACCAAGGGAAATTCCTTACCCTCTTCTACAACTTGGTGACTCCCATGTTGAACCCTATCATCTATACACTGAGAAATAAGGATGTAAAGGGTGCACTCAGGAGACTTGTGTCTAGAAAGTAA
- the LOC138069307 gene encoding olfactory receptor 2W3-like isoform X1, with protein sequence MEKESENSSYEGFILLGFSDRPKLEQILFVFVLIFYLVTLVGNAVIILVSRLDPSLHTPMYFFLTNLSFLDLCFTTSSIPQLLFNLGSRDKTVSYVGCALQLFMFLGLGGTECVLLAVMAYDRFTAICKPLHYSVLMHPQLCWKLVSVAWGVGLLNSLVMSPVTMKLPRCGRCRVKHFLCEMPALIKIACVDTVAVESTVFILSVIIVLVPLSLILISYSYIALAVLRMKSAAGRRKAFNTCGSHLTVVSLFYGNIIYMYMQPGNNSPQDQGKFLTLFYNLVTPMLNPIIYTLRNKDVKGALRRLVSRK encoded by the coding sequence GAAGGCTTCATCTTGTTGGGTTTCTCAGACAGACCCAAGCTAGAGCAGATCCTCTTCGTGTTTGTCCTCATCTTCTACCTTGTGACTCTGGTGGGCAATGCTGTCATTATCCTGGTTTCCCGCTTAGACCCCAGCCTTCACacacccatgtacttcttcctcactAATTTGTCCTTCCTGGATCTCTGCTTTACCACCAGTTCTATCCCTCAGCTGCTTTTCAACTTAGGCAGCCGAGACAAGACCGTCAGTTATGTGGGTTGCGCCCTCCAGCTCTTCATGTTCCTGGGACTGGGCGGCACagaatgtgttctcttggctgtCATGGCTTATGACCGCTTCACTGCAATCTGCAAGCCCCTCCACTACTCTGTCCTCATGCACCCTCAGCTCTGTTGGAAGTTGGTGTCTGTGGCCTGGGGAGTTGGACTTCTCAACTCCCTGGTTATGTCTCCAGTGACTATGAAACTGCCACGATGTGGGAGATGCAGGGTGAAGCATTTCCTATGTGAGATGCCGGCTCTGATAAAAATTGCTTGTGTGGATACAGTGGCTGTAGAGAGCACTGTTTTCATCCTGTCAGTGATCATCGTTCTGGTGCCCCTGTCGCTCATCCTCATCTCTTACAGCTACATTGCCCTCGCGGTGCTGAGGATGAAGTCGGCGGCTGGAAGGAGGAAGGCTTTCAACACGTGTGGGTCCCATCTCACTGTAGTCTCCTTGTTTTATGGGAATATTATCTATATGTATATGCAACCAGGAAATAATTCACCTCAGGACCAAGGGAAATTCCTTACCCTCTTCTACAACTTGGTGACTCCCATGTTGAACCCTATCATCTATACACTGAGAAATAAGGATGTAAAGGGTGCACTCAGGAGACTTGTGTCTAGAAAGTAA